From one Bacteroides fragilis NCTC 9343 genomic stretch:
- the rnc gene encoding ribonuclease III — MLRNKIDKIRLLFRKDRESYSCFYRILGFYPRNIRLYEQALLHKSTAVRSEKGRPLNNERLEFLGDAILDAIVGDIVYQHFEGKREGFLTNTRSKIVQRETLNKLAVEIGLDKLIKYSTRSSSHNSYMYGNAFEAFIGAIYLDRGYECCKQFMERRIIEPYIDLDKLSRKEVNFKSKLIEWSQKNKMEVSFELIEQSLDKENNPVFQTEVRIEGILGGSGTGYSKKESQQNAAQMTLKKIKGDPEFMASVQEAKTQNNVPAEDTTPESETSLTAENQQIDEIISTEEISV; from the coding sequence GTGTTACGTAATAAAATAGATAAGATAAGACTCCTGTTCCGCAAGGATAGAGAGTCTTATTCTTGTTTTTACCGTATACTCGGGTTCTATCCCCGCAACATCAGGCTGTACGAGCAGGCTCTACTGCATAAATCAACGGCAGTACGTTCGGAAAAAGGACGTCCGTTGAACAATGAACGCCTGGAATTCCTCGGTGACGCCATCCTTGACGCCATCGTAGGAGATATTGTCTATCAACACTTCGAAGGTAAAAGGGAAGGATTCCTGACCAATACACGTTCTAAAATCGTTCAACGTGAGACTTTGAACAAACTGGCTGTCGAAATAGGCTTGGATAAACTCATCAAATATTCGACACGCTCTTCCTCCCACAACAGCTACATGTATGGCAATGCATTTGAGGCCTTCATCGGTGCAATTTATCTTGACCGCGGATATGAATGCTGCAAACAGTTCATGGAAAGAAGAATCATCGAACCTTATATCGATTTGGATAAACTTTCACGTAAGGAGGTCAACTTCAAGTCAAAATTGATTGAATGGAGTCAAAAAAACAAGATGGAAGTTTCTTTCGAATTGATTGAGCAGTCCCTCGACAAAGAAAATAATCCTGTATTCCAGACAGAAGTGCGAATCGAAGGCATACTCGGTGGATCAGGAACAGGATACTCTAAAAAAGAATCCCAACAGAATGCAGCACAGATGACCCTCAAAAAGATTAAAGGAGATCCTGAGTTTATGGCAAGTGTACAAGAAGCCAAAACACAGAATAATGTACCTGCAGAAGATACGACTCCCGAATCAGAAACGTCTCTGACCGCAGAAAATCAACAGATCGACGAAATTATATCAACCGAAGAGATCAGTGTGTAA
- the fabF gene encoding beta-ketoacyl-ACP synthase II, which yields MELKRVVVTGLGAITPVGNNVPEFWENLVNGVSGAGPITHFDASQFKTQFACEVKGFDATQYIDRKEARKMDLYTQYAVAVAKEAVADSGLDIENEDLNRIGVIFGAGIGGIRTFEEETSNYALHKENGPKYNPFFIPKMISDIAAGQISIMYGFHGPNYATCSACATSTNAIADAFNLIRLGKANVIVSGGSEAAIAAAGVGGFNAMHALSTRNDEPQSASRPFSASRDGFVMGEGGGCLILEELEHAKARGAKIYAEVAGVGMSADAHHLTASHPEGLGAKLVMKNALEDAEMSPEEVDYINVHGTSTPVGDISEAKAIKEVFGEHAFELNISSTKSMTGHLLGAAGAVESIASILAIKNGIVPPTINHAEGDNDENIDYNLNFTFNKAQKREINVALSNTFGFGGHNACVIFKKYAE from the coding sequence ATGGAATTAAAGAGAGTTGTAGTAACAGGTCTGGGCGCCATTACTCCTGTTGGCAATAATGTCCCGGAATTCTGGGAGAACCTCGTGAACGGGGTTAGTGGAGCAGGACCTATTACTCATTTCGATGCATCGCAATTCAAGACTCAATTTGCATGTGAAGTCAAAGGCTTCGATGCAACTCAATATATCGACCGCAAAGAGGCTCGTAAAATGGACCTGTACACACAGTATGCCGTTGCCGTTGCCAAAGAAGCAGTTGCAGACTCGGGTCTTGATATCGAAAATGAGGATTTAAACAGAATCGGCGTTATTTTTGGTGCCGGTATCGGTGGTATACGTACATTTGAGGAGGAAACGAGTAATTACGCCCTTCACAAAGAAAACGGTCCTAAGTACAATCCGTTCTTCATCCCTAAGATGATTTCAGATATTGCTGCCGGACAGATTTCTATTATGTATGGCTTCCACGGCCCGAACTACGCAACTTGTTCTGCATGTGCAACTTCTACTAACGCCATCGCCGATGCATTCAACCTGATCCGTCTGGGTAAGGCAAACGTGATTGTATCCGGTGGTTCGGAAGCCGCTATCGCAGCTGCCGGTGTAGGAGGTTTCAATGCTATGCATGCATTGTCAACTCGTAACGACGAACCACAATCTGCATCTCGTCCGTTCAGTGCAAGCCGTGACGGCTTTGTAATGGGTGAAGGTGGTGGATGTTTGATTCTTGAAGAACTGGAACATGCAAAAGCCCGTGGCGCAAAAATCTATGCAGAAGTTGCCGGCGTAGGTATGTCTGCTGATGCTCACCACCTGACAGCATCTCATCCGGAAGGACTCGGTGCAAAATTGGTGATGAAGAATGCCCTGGAAGACGCAGAGATGAGTCCTGAAGAAGTGGATTACATCAATGTTCATGGAACATCTACTCCGGTCGGAGATATATCGGAAGCCAAAGCAATCAAAGAAGTATTTGGTGAACATGCTTTTGAGTTGAATATCAGTTCAACCAAATCAATGACAGGTCACTTGTTGGGCGCTGCCGGTGCGGTAGAATCAATTGCAAGTATTCTGGCTATTAAGAACGGCATCGTTCCTCCGACTATCAATCATGCCGAAGGTGACAATGACGAGAACATTGACTATAATCTTAATTTCACGTTCAACAAAGCACAGAAACGCGAAATTAATGTTGCCCTTTCGAATACATTCGGATTCGGCGGTCACAATGCTTGTGTAATCTTCAAGAAATACGCTGAATAA
- a CDS encoding acyl carrier protein, which yields MSEIASRVKAIIVDKLGVEESEVTETASFTNDLGADSLDTVELIMEFEKEFGISIPDDQAEKIGTVQDAVAYIEEHAK from the coding sequence ATGTCTGAAATTGCATCAAGAGTGAAAGCGATTATCGTCGATAAATTGGGCGTAGAAGAATCAGAAGTTACAGAAACAGCAAGCTTCACTAACGACCTGGGAGCTGATTCTCTTGACACTGTAGAACTTATCATGGAATTCGAAAAAGAATTCGGTATCTCTATTCCTGATGACCAAGCTGAAAAGATTGGCACAGTACAGGATGCTGTAGCTTACATCGAAGAACACGCTAAGTAA
- the purN gene encoding phosphoribosylglycinamide formyltransferase, whose protein sequence is MQSFAHFSLFCALKGLIMGKNIAIFASGSGTNAENIIRYFEKNASVRVRLVLSNRKDAYVLERACRLGVPYRAFPKSDWEAAESILDLLRKYQIDFIVLAGFLLRIPDALLHAYPDKIINIHPALLPKFGGKGMYGDRVHEAVVMAGESESGITIHYIDEHYDEGSTVFQAKCPVLPGDTPADVAKKVHALEYEWFPKIIERVVNSL, encoded by the coding sequence ATGCAATCTTTTGCACATTTTTCACTGTTTTGTGCACTAAAAGGTCTGATTATGGGAAAAAACATCGCTATTTTTGCTTCCGGCTCCGGTACAAATGCTGAAAACATTATCCGGTATTTCGAAAAAAATGCTTCTGTTAGAGTGAGATTGGTTCTTTCTAACAGGAAAGATGCGTATGTTTTGGAGCGTGCATGTCGTTTAGGAGTGCCTTATAGGGCTTTTCCGAAGTCTGATTGGGAAGCTGCGGAGTCCATCTTGGATTTGCTGCGTAAATATCAGATAGACTTTATTGTGCTGGCCGGTTTTCTGTTACGTATTCCGGATGCACTTTTGCATGCTTATCCTGATAAAATTATAAATATTCACCCTGCACTTTTACCTAAATTTGGCGGAAAAGGGATGTATGGCGACCGGGTACATGAGGCGGTGGTAATGGCAGGTGAGTCCGAAAGTGGGATTACTATACATTATATAGATGAGCATTACGATGAGGGAAGTACTGTTTTTCAGGCAAAATGCCCGGTACTTCCCGGAGATACCCCTGCGGATGTGGCTAAAAAAGTTCATGCATTGGAATATGAATGGTTCCCCAAGATCATAGAGCGCGTTGTAAACAGCTTATAA
- the pdxB gene encoding 4-phosphoerythronate dehydrogenase PdxB: MKVIVDNKIPYIREAIEQIADEVIYVPGKDFTPELVQDADALIIRTRTRCDRSLLAGSKVKFIATATIGFDHIDTAYCREAGITWTNAPGCNSASVAQYIQSALFILQQTRGMKLNQMTIGIVGVGNVGSKVADVARKLGIQVMLNDLPREEREESTMFASLKSIAEKCDIITFHVPLYKEGKYKTYHLADKHFFHSLKKGAVIMNTSRGEVIETEALLEALRSGILSDAVIDVWEHEPDIDLELLEKVIIGTPHIAGYSADGKANATRMSLEALCRFFRIETDYRITPPEPKNKLISTATYEEASLMIYDPRRDSDALKSHPGLFEQLRGDYPLRREEGAYRIVITK, from the coding sequence ATGAAAGTAATTGTAGATAACAAAATACCTTACATCAGAGAAGCTATCGAACAAATAGCGGACGAAGTAATATACGTCCCCGGAAAAGATTTTACGCCTGAACTAGTGCAAGATGCCGATGCGTTAATCATCCGTACACGCACCCGTTGTGATCGTTCACTGCTTGCCGGAAGCAAAGTAAAGTTCATCGCAACTGCCACGATCGGATTCGACCACATCGATACGGCTTATTGCCGTGAAGCCGGCATCACATGGACTAATGCTCCGGGATGTAATTCGGCTTCCGTAGCACAGTATATCCAATCCGCACTATTTATCTTACAGCAAACCCGTGGTATGAAATTGAATCAAATGACCATCGGTATTGTAGGTGTGGGAAATGTAGGAAGCAAAGTAGCTGATGTAGCCCGAAAATTAGGAATACAAGTGATGCTGAATGACCTTCCGAGAGAAGAGAGAGAAGAAAGTACAATGTTCGCTTCTTTAAAAAGTATAGCCGAAAAATGCGATATTATCACTTTCCATGTACCTTTATATAAGGAGGGGAAATATAAAACGTATCATTTGGCGGACAAGCATTTCTTCCATTCACTGAAAAAAGGAGCGGTAATCATGAACACTTCACGCGGTGAAGTCATCGAAACAGAAGCACTGCTTGAAGCTCTCCGGTCCGGCATTCTGTCTGATGCTGTCATTGACGTATGGGAACATGAACCGGATATCGACCTTGAACTGCTGGAGAAAGTAATTATAGGCACTCCCCACATCGCCGGATATTCAGCGGACGGGAAAGCAAATGCAACCCGAATGTCACTCGAAGCCTTATGCCGGTTCTTCCGGATAGAAACCGACTATCGGATTACTCCTCCGGAACCGAAGAATAAACTGATTTCTACTGCAACTTATGAAGAGGCATCCCTTATGATTTACGATCCTCGCAGAGACAGTGATGCCCTGAAATCTCACCCGGGGCTCTTCGAACAACTTCGGGGAGACTATCCTTTAAGAAGAGAGGAAGGTGCGTATCGGATCGTAATAACTAAATAA
- a CDS encoding glycosyltransferase family protein yields MKCIHIITPVKDSIELTLQTAEAILKSDFTVPFHYTIYNDFSTDENTKQLKEASLKMGFELVNLSEITSHPSPNYLLVLQMAQEKAIAAEAGLLIVESDVIVKKHTLQSLFDGAQARKDCGIAAAVTVDEHEAINYPYLYAKGKENQVFPEKKHLSFCCSLLTTDFLRAFDFHSLNPEKNWFDVTISHQALEKGFVNYLFTTLTVWHRPHSSRPWKQLKYTNPLKYYWLKFTKGLDKI; encoded by the coding sequence ATGAAGTGTATCCACATTATTACTCCGGTAAAAGATTCTATCGAGTTGACGTTGCAAACGGCTGAAGCTATTTTAAAATCAGATTTCACCGTTCCTTTTCATTACACTATTTACAATGACTTCAGCACCGATGAAAATACGAAACAATTGAAGGAGGCATCCCTTAAGATGGGATTTGAATTGGTCAATCTGTCCGAGATCACTTCTCATCCTTCTCCCAATTATTTGCTGGTGCTCCAGATGGCACAAGAGAAGGCCATTGCCGCCGAAGCGGGATTGTTGATCGTGGAATCTGACGTGATTGTGAAGAAACATACTTTACAGTCTCTTTTTGATGGTGCGCAGGCTCGCAAAGATTGCGGTATAGCTGCCGCGGTGACAGTAGATGAACATGAGGCGATCAATTATCCCTATTTATATGCAAAAGGCAAAGAGAATCAAGTCTTCCCGGAGAAGAAGCATCTTAGCTTCTGCTGCTCTTTGCTGACGACTGACTTTTTACGTGCTTTTGATTTCCATTCTCTGAACCCGGAGAAAAACTGGTTTGATGTGACCATTTCTCATCAGGCTCTTGAAAAGGGTTTTGTTAACTATCTGTTTACTACCTTGACTGTTTGGCACCGTCCGCATAGTAGCCGTCCGTGGAAACAGTTGAAATATACTAATCCGCTTAAATATTACTGGTTGAAATTTACTAAAGGATTAGATAAAATTTGA
- a CDS encoding lipopolysaccharide kinase InaA family protein, translating to MTKRLTKIGVNPDFQELSSFVHELPTVFETGGKVIYKGRNELKEFDVEGKKLIVKSYQLPHLLNRIIYNFFRASKAKRSYSYALMLRKLGIGSPAPVGYYSTGSWLLFGRSYFVCLKSDCPYTYRDFEKTVFPNQEQILRAIARTTAMLHENGLLHKDYSAGNILFRTIDEKVEVEIIDLNRMRFGNVGIEAGCKNFERLPGTHEMFAILAEEYAKARGFDVQTCLELIEQAHSLSD from the coding sequence ATGACAAAGAGGCTGACGAAAATTGGTGTAAACCCTGATTTTCAGGAATTATCTTCGTTTGTACATGAGCTCCCTACTGTATTCGAAACAGGGGGTAAAGTGATTTACAAAGGACGTAACGAGCTTAAAGAGTTTGATGTAGAGGGTAAGAAGCTGATTGTAAAGTCCTACCAATTACCTCATCTGTTGAATCGTATTATCTATAATTTTTTTCGTGCCTCAAAGGCCAAACGTTCGTATTCCTATGCTTTGATGCTCCGTAAATTGGGTATCGGATCACCGGCGCCTGTGGGATATTATTCTACAGGTTCATGGCTTTTGTTCGGTAGAAGTTATTTTGTGTGTTTGAAGTCAGATTGTCCTTATACATATCGTGACTTTGAAAAAACGGTTTTTCCGAATCAGGAGCAGATCTTACGTGCCATAGCCCGGACTACAGCCATGTTGCATGAGAATGGACTGTTGCACAAGGATTACTCTGCCGGTAACATTCTTTTTCGAACAATTGATGAAAAAGTAGAAGTGGAGATCATCGATTTAAACCGTATGCGTTTTGGAAATGTGGGTATAGAAGCGGGATGTAAAAATTTTGAGCGTCTTCCCGGTACTCATGAGATGTTTGCCATATTAGCCGAAGAGTACGCCAAAGCCCGTGGCTTTGACGTACAAACTTGTTTGGAACTTATTGAGCAAGCTCATAGTCTTTCAGATTAA
- a CDS encoding glycosyltransferase family 8 protein, with protein sequence MIHIACNIDSNFTIHCAVTLTSLFANNRNSEFCVHIIASTLPEADQKALSSIAESYGNKICFYFPEKDLLNNFSIKKSGNRISIATYYRCLLSRILPVNIDKILYIDCDIVVLNDISEFWNTDITQYAIGCIEDIGSDEEEYYSRLQYDKKYSYFNAGVLLINLKYWREHKIDEMCEQYFLAHSDRIRFNDQDLLNALLYKDKLFVPFRWNVQDTFYRRTYSHKVKEHSGLKEALLHPAILHYTNKKPWNYDSMHPLKQEYFKYLDMTPWKGTRPIIDFQTRVITGFKRLLYITGIKKSKYINLKDYELAQ encoded by the coding sequence ATGATACACATTGCATGTAACATCGACTCTAACTTTACGATTCACTGTGCTGTAACCCTGACTTCATTGTTCGCCAACAATCGTAATTCTGAATTTTGTGTTCATATCATAGCCAGTACTTTGCCGGAGGCCGATCAAAAAGCACTTTCCAGCATTGCAGAGTCATACGGAAACAAAATCTGTTTTTATTTCCCGGAAAAAGATCTTTTAAACAATTTTTCCATCAAGAAAAGTGGAAACAGAATTTCGATTGCAACATACTATCGTTGTCTCTTATCCCGGATACTGCCTGTAAATATTGACAAAATCCTATATATAGACTGTGACATTGTGGTCCTGAATGATATAAGTGAATTCTGGAATACAGATATTACGCAATATGCAATAGGATGTATAGAAGATATCGGTAGTGACGAAGAGGAATACTATTCCCGTTTGCAATACGACAAGAAGTACTCTTATTTTAATGCCGGAGTATTATTGATCAACCTGAAGTATTGGAGGGAACACAAAATAGACGAAATGTGTGAACAGTATTTTCTGGCACATTCCGATCGTATCCGGTTCAATGATCAAGATCTTCTCAATGCACTGTTGTATAAGGACAAATTATTCGTACCTTTCCGCTGGAATGTGCAAGACACGTTCTACCGCCGAACTTACAGTCACAAGGTGAAAGAGCATAGCGGCTTAAAAGAAGCTTTACTGCACCCGGCAATTCTTCATTATACCAATAAAAAGCCATGGAATTATGACAGTATGCACCCTTTGAAACAAGAATATTTTAAATACCTCGACATGACACCATGGAAAGGAACACGCCCTATTATTGACTTTCAGACACGTGTCATCACCGGATTCAAAAGACTCCTCTACATAACAGGAATAAAAAAATCAAAATATATTAATCTGAAAGACTATGAGCTTGCTCAATAA
- a CDS encoding glycosyl transferase family 90, with the protein MGDSLVYKLRSGKPPKFIYFAYDMLKMAIPSYFYRMQLKRTIAQLSKRPDRAYIEERVSYYNRLSGNNHPIPQGTHVENKIRYLIYRGKLGNYKMSYFHKAYFFDAREYTRWFSPDLRWQYCPGDVYFTPDSPTIVKSRLLAGDNQNSVILKLDALRHFMFVNDKRSFTTKKDCAIFRGKIRDSRIRTQFIKMYINHPLCDCGVVGHETGIPQEWMVAKKTIREHLEYKFILSLEGNDVASNLKWVMSSNSIAVMTRPTCETWFMEGKLIPDYHYIEIKNDFSDFEEKLTYYINHPEKAQQIIDHAHEYIKQFQNKKRERLISLLVLDKYFKATGQSGEM; encoded by the coding sequence ATGGGTGACAGTCTGGTATATAAATTGCGTAGTGGGAAACCGCCTAAATTCATCTACTTCGCTTATGATATGTTGAAGATGGCTATTCCCTCCTATTTTTATAGAATGCAGCTGAAGAGAACAATCGCCCAACTATCAAAACGTCCGGACAGGGCCTATATTGAAGAGCGTGTTAGTTATTATAACAGGTTATCCGGAAATAATCATCCCATCCCGCAGGGAACGCATGTAGAAAATAAAATCAGGTATCTGATATACAGAGGAAAGTTAGGCAACTACAAAATGTCATACTTTCACAAGGCCTACTTTTTTGATGCCAGAGAATATACACGTTGGTTCAGTCCTGATTTAAGATGGCAATATTGTCCGGGAGATGTTTATTTCACACCGGATTCACCTACCATTGTAAAAAGCAGATTGTTGGCTGGTGATAACCAAAACTCCGTTATCCTAAAATTAGATGCACTTCGCCATTTTATGTTTGTAAATGATAAAAGATCTTTCACAACCAAAAAGGACTGTGCTATTTTTCGTGGTAAGATCCGTGACAGTCGTATCCGGACTCAATTTATAAAAATGTATATAAATCATCCTCTATGCGACTGCGGAGTAGTAGGTCACGAAACAGGTATACCTCAGGAATGGATGGTTGCCAAGAAGACGATCCGGGAACATCTGGAATACAAATTTATTCTGTCACTTGAAGGGAACGATGTTGCATCTAACCTGAAATGGGTCATGTCTTCCAACTCTATTGCGGTGATGACCCGCCCTACTTGCGAAACCTGGTTTATGGAAGGAAAACTAATTCCCGACTACCATTACATCGAAATCAAGAATGATTTTTCTGATTTTGAAGAGAAACTCACTTATTACATAAACCATCCGGAAAAGGCTCAACAAATAATCGATCATGCCCACGAATATATAAAACAGTTCCAGAACAAGAAACGGGAAAGACTCATTTCACTTCTTGTTTTAGACAAATATTTCAAAGCGACTGGACAAAGCGGAGAAATGTAA
- a CDS encoding glycosyltransferase family 2 protein: protein MKTTLIISTYNRPEALSVCLDSVRFQTVMPDEVIVGDDGSTSETKDLIESFKKDFPVPLIHLWQEDKGFRLAMMRNKSVAAATGDYIIEIDGDIFLHNKFVEDHKRLAKPGHYLRGTRVNLGQKLTEEICKSKVNRRIYPWTIGIQNRAETAIHSTPVSNFFADRYKKNVSSGLGCNMSFWRSDFLAINGYDEFFEGWGKEDDDLTHRLQRKGCKKRSLRFAGIVYHLWHGHESMESDQKNAEYFRKNNEKNIVYCENGVSKYLKQE from the coding sequence ATGAAAACAACTCTTATTATCTCTACTTACAATCGACCGGAGGCTTTGTCCGTATGCCTGGACAGTGTTCGTTTCCAAACCGTTATGCCCGACGAGGTCATTGTTGGCGATGATGGCTCCACTTCAGAAACCAAAGATTTAATAGAGTCTTTCAAAAAAGATTTTCCGGTGCCTCTTATACATTTATGGCAAGAAGACAAAGGTTTTCGCTTGGCTATGATGCGCAACAAGTCTGTTGCGGCAGCAACAGGAGATTATATCATTGAAATAGATGGAGATATCTTCCTCCACAACAAATTTGTAGAAGACCACAAACGATTAGCGAAACCAGGACATTATTTGAGGGGAACCAGAGTGAATCTGGGGCAGAAACTAACAGAAGAAATCTGTAAATCAAAAGTAAACCGAAGAATTTATCCTTGGACAATCGGTATACAAAACAGGGCTGAGACAGCAATTCACTCTACACCGGTTTCTAATTTCTTTGCTGACAGATACAAAAAGAACGTATCTTCCGGACTAGGATGCAACATGTCTTTCTGGAGATCCGATTTTCTGGCAATTAACGGATATGATGAATTTTTTGAAGGCTGGGGAAAAGAAGATGATGACCTGACTCACCGTTTACAACGGAAAGGCTGCAAAAAACGTTCTTTAAGGTTCGCCGGCATCGTATATCATTTGTGGCATGGACACGAAAGCATGGAAAGTGACCAGAAGAATGCAGAATATTTCCGGAAAAACAATGAAAAAAATATAGTTTACTGCGAAAACGGAGTAAGTAAATACTTAAAACAAGAATAA
- a CDS encoding glycosyltransferase family 2 protein — MEVNKPLPLISIIVPIYNIAEYASECIQSLINQTYKNIEIILVDDGSTDHSPAICDEFAEQDERIKVIHKRNGGLSDARNAGLDVATGEYIGFVDGDDWVDEDMYETLYHLIYEHQADISICTHYTELPNRTKVKYKSKKTKIFSSQKAIATLIEDKIIQNYIWEKLFKRELFTELRFPVGWSFEDIALCYKVFHKARKIVLLQTPKYHYRTRPGSITNSTRNPLKEFQYLQALHEQFQFAAENNIKVRKPKKLVQKTFHFINHIIILPPSSLKKKYINDAFEIAHTYDYLRNWEIGVAATLRRFFVYNYFNAYASVIITYRKYIPARTVKSTTEFFFVRRVATSLATAMRSILYI; from the coding sequence ATGGAAGTAAATAAACCTCTGCCGCTTATTAGCATCATTGTGCCTATATACAATATAGCAGAATATGCTTCTGAATGCATACAATCCTTAATCAATCAGACCTACAAAAATATTGAAATCATCTTGGTAGATGACGGCTCAACCGATCATTCGCCTGCTATCTGCGATGAATTTGCCGAACAAGACGAACGGATTAAAGTTATCCATAAAAGAAATGGAGGACTCAGCGATGCACGTAATGCAGGGTTAGACGTGGCTACGGGAGAATACATCGGTTTTGTTGATGGTGACGACTGGGTTGATGAGGATATGTACGAGACTCTATATCACTTGATATACGAACATCAAGCTGATATTTCAATTTGTACACACTATACAGAACTGCCCAACAGAACAAAAGTAAAATATAAATCAAAAAAGACAAAGATTTTTAGTTCTCAAAAAGCAATAGCGACTTTAATTGAAGACAAAATAATCCAAAATTATATCTGGGAGAAACTATTCAAACGTGAATTGTTTACAGAACTCCGTTTTCCGGTAGGATGGAGTTTTGAAGACATAGCTTTATGTTATAAAGTATTTCATAAAGCCCGGAAAATCGTTTTATTGCAGACTCCTAAATACCATTATCGAACCCGACCGGGCAGCATTACAAACAGCACACGTAATCCGCTCAAAGAGTTTCAATATTTACAAGCGTTACATGAGCAATTTCAGTTTGCTGCCGAAAATAACATAAAAGTAAGGAAGCCCAAAAAGTTGGTTCAAAAAACGTTTCATTTTATTAATCACATTATTATTTTGCCGCCTTCTTCGTTAAAGAAGAAGTATATCAATGATGCTTTCGAAATAGCACATACTTATGATTATTTAAGGAATTGGGAAATAGGAGTTGCAGCCACCCTAAGACGCTTTTTCGTATATAATTATTTTAATGCGTATGCCTCAGTAATTATCACCTACAGAAAATATATTCCGGCAAGAACGGTAAAATCGACAACAGAATTCTTCTTTGTAAGACGAGTGGCAACCTCTTTGGCTACGGCTATGAGATCAATTCTTTATATCTAA